One window of Oreochromis niloticus isolate F11D_XX linkage group LG23, O_niloticus_UMD_NMBU, whole genome shotgun sequence genomic DNA carries:
- the LOC100695900 gene encoding ELAV-like protein 1 isoform X2, producing the protein MMEDEDARTNLIVNYLPQSMSQDELRSLFSSVGEVESAKLIRDKVAGHSLGYGFVNFVNPSDAERAISTLNGLRLQSKTIKVSFARPSSDAIKDANLYISGLPRTLSQQDVEDMFSHYGRIINSRVLVDQASGLSRGVAFIRFDKRAEADDAVKHLNGHTPPGSAEPITVKFAANPNQARNSQMMSQMYHGQSRRFGGPVHHQAQRFRFSPMSTDHMSGGGGASGSSSSGWCIFIYNLGQEADEAMLWQMFGPFGAVLNVKVIRDFNTNKCKGFGFVTMANYEEAAMAIHSLNGYRLGDKVLQVSFKTSKGHK; encoded by the exons ATGATGGAGGACGAAGACGCGCGCACGAACCTGATTGTGAACTACCTGCCGCAGAGCATGAGCCAGGACGAGCTACGCAGCCTCTTCAGCAGTGTTGGCGAGGTCGAGTCTGCCAAGCTCATCCGCGACAAAGTGGCAG GCCACAGTTTAGGTTACGGCTTTGTTAACTTTGTTAACCCTAGTGATGCAGAGAGGGCTATCAGTACCCTCAATGGCCTGAGGCTACAGTCTAAAACTATCAAG GTTTCATTTGCACGGCCGAGTTCGGACGCCATCAAAGATGCGAACCTGTATATCAGTGGTTTGCCACGGACTCTCAGTCAGCAGGACGTGGAGGACATGTTCTCGCACTACGGTCGCATCATCAATTCTAGAGTGTTAGTGGACCAGGCTTCAG GTCTGTCACGTGGCGTGGCCTTCATCCGCTTTGATAAGAGGGCTGAGGCCGATGACGCTGTCAAACACCTGAACGGACACACGCCTCCCGGCAGCGCTGAGCCAATCACGGTCAAGTTTGCTGCCAATCCCAACCAGGCCAGGAACTCCCAGATGATGTCACAGATGTATCATGGCCAATCACGACGTTTTGGGGGGCCCGTCCATCACCAGGCACAAAGGTTCCG GTTTTCTCCAATGAGCACCGACCACATGAGCGGAGGGGGTGGGGCCTCGGGGAGCTCATCCTCTGGTTGGTGCATCTTCATCTACAACCTGGGCCAGGAAGCTGACGAGGCCATGCTGTGGCAGATGTTTGGCCCGTTCGGCGCAGTCTTGAATGTGAAAGTGATCCGAGATTTTAACACCAATAAGTGCAAAGGCTTTGGCTTTGTTACAATGGCAAACTATGAGGAAGCTGCCATGGCGATCCACAGCCTGAACGGGTACCGCCTGGGGGACAAAGTCCTGCAGGTCTCATTCAAGACCAGCAAGGGGCACAAATAG
- the LOC100695900 gene encoding ELAV-like protein 1 isoform X1, with the protein MAQRRGHIRYLKVCEVQNSQGDVRDASLAAKGAAGNELYDNGYGEQMMEDEDARTNLIVNYLPQSMSQDELRSLFSSVGEVESAKLIRDKVAGHSLGYGFVNFVNPSDAERAISTLNGLRLQSKTIKVSFARPSSDAIKDANLYISGLPRTLSQQDVEDMFSHYGRIINSRVLVDQASGLSRGVAFIRFDKRAEADDAVKHLNGHTPPGSAEPITVKFAANPNQARNSQMMSQMYHGQSRRFGGPVHHQAQRFRFSPMSTDHMSGGGGASGSSSSGWCIFIYNLGQEADEAMLWQMFGPFGAVLNVKVIRDFNTNKCKGFGFVTMANYEEAAMAIHSLNGYRLGDKVLQVSFKTSKGHK; encoded by the exons ATGGCGCAAAGACGAGGACACATCAGGTACCTGAAG gtgtgtGAGGTTCAGAACTCTCAGGGTGATGTCAGAGACGCTTCGCTCGCCGCTAAAGGAGCTGCTGGAAAT GAGCTGTACGATAACGGGTACGGCGAGCAGATGATGGAGGACGAAGACGCGCGCACGAACCTGATTGTGAACTACCTGCCGCAGAGCATGAGCCAGGACGAGCTACGCAGCCTCTTCAGCAGTGTTGGCGAGGTCGAGTCTGCCAAGCTCATCCGCGACAAAGTGGCAG GCCACAGTTTAGGTTACGGCTTTGTTAACTTTGTTAACCCTAGTGATGCAGAGAGGGCTATCAGTACCCTCAATGGCCTGAGGCTACAGTCTAAAACTATCAAG GTTTCATTTGCACGGCCGAGTTCGGACGCCATCAAAGATGCGAACCTGTATATCAGTGGTTTGCCACGGACTCTCAGTCAGCAGGACGTGGAGGACATGTTCTCGCACTACGGTCGCATCATCAATTCTAGAGTGTTAGTGGACCAGGCTTCAG GTCTGTCACGTGGCGTGGCCTTCATCCGCTTTGATAAGAGGGCTGAGGCCGATGACGCTGTCAAACACCTGAACGGACACACGCCTCCCGGCAGCGCTGAGCCAATCACGGTCAAGTTTGCTGCCAATCCCAACCAGGCCAGGAACTCCCAGATGATGTCACAGATGTATCATGGCCAATCACGACGTTTTGGGGGGCCCGTCCATCACCAGGCACAAAGGTTCCG GTTTTCTCCAATGAGCACCGACCACATGAGCGGAGGGGGTGGGGCCTCGGGGAGCTCATCCTCTGGTTGGTGCATCTTCATCTACAACCTGGGCCAGGAAGCTGACGAGGCCATGCTGTGGCAGATGTTTGGCCCGTTCGGCGCAGTCTTGAATGTGAAAGTGATCCGAGATTTTAACACCAATAAGTGCAAAGGCTTTGGCTTTGTTACAATGGCAAACTATGAGGAAGCTGCCATGGCGATCCACAGCCTGAACGGGTACCGCCTGGGGGACAAAGTCCTGCAGGTCTCATTCAAGACCAGCAAGGGGCACAAATAG